The Cytobacillus firmus genome segment ATTGCTGTTAGAAGCTGGAGATACAACATATCCGCCTTTTTGTACGCCTTCGTATGCCGCTGAATCCGTTCCTTTTAATGTAGGAAGGTTCTGACGTGTCAATACTAATGCAGTTGGCTTGTTTGTTGATTCAATTGCTGTTTTCCAGGCAGCTGCTGTTTCATTTCCGTCAGCGGGGCGGACAACAGACAGGTTTGGCATTGCACGCAATGCAGCAAGCTGTTCTACAGGCTCATGCGTTGGGCCGTCTTCACCGACAGCAATACTGTCATGTGTGAATACATACGTTACAGGCAGGTTCATAAGAGCAGCCAGACGGATTGCCGGGCGAAGGTAATCCGAGAACACGAAGAATGTTCCGCCGAATACTTTTAGTCCGCCGTGAAGCGCCATTCCATTCAAAGCAGCACCCATTGCAAATTCACGTACACCGAACCAGATGTTGCGGCCATCAAATGATTCAGCCGTAAAGTCACCAGTACCTTTTATCATTGTTTTGTTGGAGCCTGCAAGGTCTGCGGATCCGCCAAAGAATGAAGGCAGGTTCTGAGCGATAGCATTTAGCACTTCTCCGGAAGAAGCACGGCTTGCAAGGCTCTTTCCTTCTTCATAAACAGGGATGTCTTTATCCCAGCCATCTGAAAGCTCGCCATTGATCGCCTGGTCCAGCTGTTTTCCTAACTCAGGATATGCTTCTTTATACTGTCCAAAAAGGGCTTCCCATTCCTGCTGCTTCTTAGAGCCGCTTTCCACAACCTGCTGCTTGAAGTGTTCATATACTTCCTGTGGAACATGGAAGTCTTCTTCGAATGTCCATTTATAAGCTTCTTTTGTTAATTTCAATTCATCAGCACCAAGAGGAGCGCCGTGAACATCAGATTTGCCTGATTTGTTTGGAGAACCATAGCCGATGACTGTTTTCACTTCAATCATTGTCGGGCGGCTTTCATCCTGTTTCGCTTCTTCAATTGCTTTTGCGATTTCGTGAAGATCATTGCCGTCTTCTACACGGATGTACTGCCAGCCGTATGACTTGAAGCGCTGTGCAACACTTTCAGAGAAAGATCTATCAAGGTCTCCATCGAGTGAGATATCATTTGAATCATAAAGAACAACCAATCTGCCCAGCTTCAAGTGGCCGGCAAGGGAAGCAGCTTCAGCCGAAACGCCTTCCATAAGGTCTCCGTCACCGCAGATGCTGTATGTATAATGATCAACAACATTGAAGTTGTCTTTATTGTATGTTGCAGCCAGGTGGCGTTCAGCCATAGCCATACCGACAGCCATAGCAATTCCTTGTCCTAATGGGCCTGTTGTTGCGTCAACACCAGGTGTATGGCCGAATTCAGGGTGACCGGGCGTCTTGCTTCCCCACTGTCTGAACTCTTTAATGTCATTCATGGAAACATCATAGCCGGAAAGATGAAGAAGGCTGTATAAAAGCATAGAGCCATGTCCGGCAGAAAGAACAAAACGGTCACGGTTGAACCATTCTGGATTTTTCGGATTGTGGTTCATGAAGCGTGTCCAAAGTGTATAAGCCATTGGAGCAGCTCCCATTGGCATGCCCGGATGGCCGGAGTTCGCCTTTTCAATGGCGTCAATTGATAAAGTACGAATGGAACTGATGGATAGTTCATCTGTGTGATTAAACATTCATTACATCCTTTCGAGTAGTAATTCTTCACTCTTTTAATATTATCGGGTGTCCCTTTTTTCACAACCAATAGGGTCAGGTAAAGGACAAAAAAAGCCGGTTTGTTACTATATTGACACAAAAAGACCCGGCATATGTAAAAAAAGCGGAGATAGATCAGTAATGCCATCTCCTCTATTAAAAGAAGGAATACAGCACAGTGTATCCCTTGCAATTATATTATTAGTGAAGGCGGTTTTTATTTTGGAAATCTTTCAGCTTTTTTGGAGTTACATCGTTCCCTTTCGGGTCAACGATTGTAACGCCTTTCAGCGTGTTTAACATACCAGAGCGGAAAGTCTCCAAATACTCTTTGCGCAAAGATGTCTGTTCTTTCGCTTCTGCTTCTGTTAGTCCGGATTCCTTGGCCTTCTTTGCCAGTTCATTAATTCGGGCAAGTTTTTGTTTAGGCAGCATTTATTAAAACTCCTTTATATCAAAAGTTTACCTTTGAATAATCTGATGGAAGTTTTTATTATACAGCAGCTTCAGATATGGAACAATACTGAAACTCAAATGCCATCATACTAAAAATGAGCACTTTTGACAAGGAAAGTGCTCTACTCAGCAAGTGAATCAATATGTTCTTTATACCTTCTATGGACAGTTGCTTTGGAAATATTATAGCCAAAACCTCTAAGCGTAGCTGCAATTTCAGCAAACGTTAACTCGTTTTTCCTCAACCGGACAATTTCCTCTATCGGCACCTCTATTCTTTCCCTGCCGCCATTTACTCCCTGATTACTTAGGTTTTTCTCGGGCCTGTATCCTTTATCAACAGCCCGTTGCATGCCGCGTTTGATTTTGATGTTATGCAGCTTTCTCTGATACTCCTCTACCATCCCTACGATACTGAGGACCATCGAATCTGATTCCGAAAGCTCCAGCTTTCCGTTATTCGAGATGCTATATAACTGGACTTCTTCTTTAAATATGCAATGGAGAATCGCAATCTTGGCATTTCCCCTCCCCAGCCTTGTTTCATCCTGGATTAGAACAACTTTAATATCCTTTTTTTTAATTAAGTCTAAAAGGACCAATATACCGTCTCTTTCGAGATCGTATCCGCTGGCCTGTTCACGGATGACCTTGACTACATCAAAGTCATGCGTTTTTGCCAGGTTCAAAAGCTCTTCTTCCTGTCTTGAAAGGGATGTTTCCTGAGTATCCTTTGTTGTACTAACTCTGCAGTAAATTATTGCTTTCATAACTTCTCCTTATTCGTTAAGGTCTGAACTGGCAAGCTCTTTATATGGCTGGTCATCCAGGGCTTTTACTGGAATAACAATTTCATCACCCGGAAAAATCCTACCTGCCGCTATCCCATTATTTCGTTCTACCCAATTTATAAATTGATCTTTTGTAAGAGAATGCTCAGAAGAAAAATTTTCAGCAATCTCCCATAAAGAATCACCTTCTGCAACAGTGACTTTCACAAACTTTTCCGTATCAGGCGTTTCTATTTGCATGAGCATTATAAATGATGCTGCCACACTTAAAGCGAAGAGAATAATAGCATAAGAATATGATTTCCACAATTTGTTCAGCATGATATACCACCTCTAAAAGAATGTATGTTCGTATTTGATGTTTTCATTATAGACCGAACACTTGTTTTGTGTCAACAAATATTCGAACTTATGTTTGTATCAAATGGTAATTGATGCTATAATTGAGACAATAAAAACACATACGAGGTGCGTAAAGATGGTGAAATTATCAAAAAGGCAGCAAGATATATTGGAGTTTATAAAAGAAGAAGTTAAATTAAGAGGATATCCTCCTTCTGTAAGGGAAATTGGGGAAGCAGTCGGTCTGGCTTCAAGCTCGACCGTTCACGGCCATCTCGCAAGGCTTGAAAGCAAAGGACTGATTCGCAGGGACCCTACAAAACCGCGTGCTATTGAAATTTTAGATTTGGACGAGGCTTCTAACATTCCCAAGGTCAGTGCAGTTAATGTTCCAATCGTAGGTAAAGTAACTGCAGGACAGCCGATAACGGCAATTGAAAATGTTGAGGAATACTTCCCGCTTCCGGAAAGAATGGCTCCTGCTGACGAGCATGTTTTCATGCTTGAAATCATGGGCGAAAGTATGATTGAAGCCGGAATCCTTGATGGAGATTATGTAATTGTCAAACAGCAGAGCACTGCCAATAATGGGGATATCGTGGTGGCTATGACAGAGGAAGATGAAGCAACGGTCAAAAGATTCTTTAAAGAAAAAGATTTTATCCGTCTGCAGCCCGAAAACTCGACAATGGAACCAATTATCCTCCGCAATGTTTCTATTCTTGGCAAGGTTATAGGCGTATACCGTCATATGCATTAATAGATTCAAAAGCAGGCATCGCTGCCTGCTTTTTGTTTTTTCCAATATTAAGAAGGTAATCAGTTCCTATTACCTGGTACTATCAGTTAAATCCTACGAAAGTAACTGATACTTTTCTTTTAGCATAAGGTTACAGTCATGTATGACTATTTTATTGTTCAGAAAATTCGGTATTTTTATGCATGGTATTTTATATTCATTTTCAATATAATGGTAATACACCGAGAATCAACCTAAGGTCGCTTGTCCAAAATCTCGACTTTAGGAGTGTGAAGTAAAAATGTTTTTGAACATTACCTTCGCTTTGTTGATTGGTGGGCTGGTTGGTGTCGTTGGACATATTCGGAAAGAAGGCAAAATGGTTAAACCCAGAAGGACAAAAAAGTTCATCTATCTGGGGGTCTTTGAAGAGGTAATCATGGGGGCTTTAGCGGCTGTTTTTTTGGTCGTATCTTCAGATCCTGACTCTGCCTTAAAGGCAGTTCTACTGGCGGTGATTGCAGGATTTGGAGGAGATGCACTACTGACATGTCTCGATTTCTTAAAAATAAGACACAAAGAATAGAGAGATGCAGAGAGATAGAAATTAGTTAAAACCTCGTTCAATTGAAACGGGGTTTTTGCATTTTTCATAAAAAAAACCCCTGACTTTATCAGCCAGGGGTTGTCATATTTTCTTAGTACATGCTCAGGTACTGCTCGCGCTCCCATGGATGCACTTGCGTACGGAACATATCCCACTCGATTTCTTTCGCTTCAATGAAATGTTCGAAAATGTGATCGCCGAGAGCAGAAACAATTACCTCATCTCTCTTTAGCTCTTCAAGGGCTGCTGCCAATGTAGGAGGCAGATCCTTGATTCCTTCTTCCTCACGCTCTTCTTTTGTCATTACATAGATATTGCGGTCCACTGGTGCAGGAGGAGTCATTTTATTTTTGATTCCGTCCAGGCCAGCTTTTAATAATACAGCCATCGCAAGGTATGGGTTCGCAGCAGGGTCAACGCTCCGCACCTCAACACGTGTACTTACTCCGCGGGAAGCAGGGATACGGATAAGAGGTGAACGGTTTTGAGCAGACCAGGCAACATAGCAAGGTGCTTCATAGCCTGGTACCAGACGCTTGTATGAGTTAACGATAGGGTTTGTCACTGCTGTAAATGCAGTTGCATGATTCACGATACCAGCAATAAAGTGGCGGGCGTCATCACTTAGCTGAAGATCGCCGGTTTCATTGAAGAATGCATTTTTGCCATCCTTGAATAGTGAAACGTTGCAGTGCATTCCGGATCCGCTGACACCGAATAATGGCTTCGGCATGAATGTTGCATGCAAGCCGTGCTTTCGGGCAATGGTTTTAACAACAAGCTTAAATGTCTGGATTTGGTCACAAGCTGTTAGAGCATCCGCATATTTGAAGTCGATTTCGTGCTGGCCAGGTGCCACCTCATGGTGGGAAGCTTCAATTTCAAAGCCCATTTCTTCGAGCTCCAGCACGATATCACGGCGGCAGTTTTCGCCAAGATCAGTCGGAGCAAGGTCGAAGTATCCGCCATTGTCGTTCAGTTCCAGAGTCGGCTCCCCTGCATGGTCAAGCTTGAAAAGAAAGAATTCCGGTTCAGGCCCTAAGTTAAAATCAGTGTATCCAAGGTCTTCCATTTCTTTTAGAATGCGTTTCAGGTTGCTGCGCGGATCGCCAAGAAATGGAGTTCCATCCGGATTGTAGATATCACAAATCAAACGTGCCACTTTGCCTTTTTCCGCAGTCCAAGGAAACACTACCCAAGTATCAAGGTCTGGATACAGATTCATGTCTGACTCTTCAATGCGCACGAAACCTTCGATTGAAGATCCATCAAACATCATTTTGTTATCAAGCGCTTTTTCAAGCTGGCTGATCGGAATTTCCACATTCTTGATTGTTCCAAGAATATCCGTAAACTGTAAACGGACAAATTTCACATTTTCCTCTTCTGCAATACGTTTAATATCTTCTTTGGTAAACTTCGCCATTGGTATTTCCTCCCTTAAATTTACATAGTGATTTATTTTTTGCTCTGTTAATGTGCGCCTGGAAATCCAAGACATTATCAACGAGCTAAAAAGGCTTTCTTAATGGAAAAAGCGTTGGATGCTGCCCTGCCGGGATGAAGAGCGATTAAAACGGCCAGCCTGCACAATTTCCTTGCGCAGAAGCTTCCGGATTTCTTCATCCGATAAATCGCGTCTCGCT includes the following:
- the tkt gene encoding transketolase — its product is MFNHTDELSISSIRTLSIDAIEKANSGHPGMPMGAAPMAYTLWTRFMNHNPKNPEWFNRDRFVLSAGHGSMLLYSLLHLSGYDVSMNDIKEFRQWGSKTPGHPEFGHTPGVDATTGPLGQGIAMAVGMAMAERHLAATYNKDNFNVVDHYTYSICGDGDLMEGVSAEAASLAGHLKLGRLVVLYDSNDISLDGDLDRSFSESVAQRFKSYGWQYIRVEDGNDLHEIAKAIEEAKQDESRPTMIEVKTVIGYGSPNKSGKSDVHGAPLGADELKLTKEAYKWTFEEDFHVPQEVYEHFKQQVVESGSKKQQEWEALFGQYKEAYPELGKQLDQAINGELSDGWDKDIPVYEEGKSLASRASSGEVLNAIAQNLPSFFGGSADLAGSNKTMIKGTGDFTAESFDGRNIWFGVREFAMGAALNGMALHGGLKVFGGTFFVFSDYLRPAIRLAALMNLPVTYVFTHDSIAVGEDGPTHEPVEQLAALRAMPNLSVVRPADGNETAAAWKTAIESTNKPTALVLTRQNLPTLKGTDSAAYEGVQKGGYVVSPASNSNADVLLLAAGSEVSLAVEAQKALEGEGIHASVISMPAWDRFEAQSKEYKESVIPKTVKKRLAIEMGSSLGWHRYAGDEGDVLAIDTFGASAPGEKIMEEYGFTVDNVVARVKALLQG
- a CDS encoding DUF896 domain-containing protein — its product is MLPKQKLARINELAKKAKESGLTEAEAKEQTSLRKEYLETFRSGMLNTLKGVTIVDPKGNDVTPKKLKDFQNKNRLH
- a CDS encoding YneB family resolvase-like protein, whose translation is MKAIIYCRVSTTKDTQETSLSRQEEELLNLAKTHDFDVVKVIREQASGYDLERDGILVLLDLIKKKDIKVVLIQDETRLGRGNAKIAILHCIFKEEVQLYSISNNGKLELSESDSMVLSIVGMVEEYQRKLHNIKIKRGMQRAVDKGYRPEKNLSNQGVNGGRERIEVPIEEIVRLRKNELTFAEIAATLRGFGYNISKATVHRRYKEHIDSLAE
- the yneA gene encoding cell division suppressor protein YneA, whose protein sequence is MLNKLWKSYSYAIILFALSVAASFIMLMQIETPDTEKFVKVTVAEGDSLWEIAENFSSEHSLTKDQFINWVERNNGIAAGRIFPGDEIVIPVKALDDQPYKELASSDLNE
- the lexA gene encoding transcriptional repressor LexA gives rise to the protein MVKLSKRQQDILEFIKEEVKLRGYPPSVREIGEAVGLASSSTVHGHLARLESKGLIRRDPTKPRAIEILDLDEASNIPKVSAVNVPIVGKVTAGQPITAIENVEEYFPLPERMAPADEHVFMLEIMGESMIEAGILDGDYVIVKQQSTANNGDIVVAMTEEDEATVKRFFKEKDFIRLQPENSTMEPIILRNVSILGKVIGVYRHMH
- a CDS encoding DUF4257 domain-containing protein; the encoded protein is MFLNITFALLIGGLVGVVGHIRKEGKMVKPRRTKKFIYLGVFEEVIMGALAAVFLVVSSDPDSALKAVLLAVIAGFGGDALLTCLDFLKIRHKE
- the glnA gene encoding type I glutamate--ammonia ligase translates to MAKFTKEDIKRIAEEENVKFVRLQFTDILGTIKNVEIPISQLEKALDNKMMFDGSSIEGFVRIEESDMNLYPDLDTWVVFPWTAEKGKVARLICDIYNPDGTPFLGDPRSNLKRILKEMEDLGYTDFNLGPEPEFFLFKLDHAGEPTLELNDNGGYFDLAPTDLGENCRRDIVLELEEMGFEIEASHHEVAPGQHEIDFKYADALTACDQIQTFKLVVKTIARKHGLHATFMPKPLFGVSGSGMHCNVSLFKDGKNAFFNETGDLQLSDDARHFIAGIVNHATAFTAVTNPIVNSYKRLVPGYEAPCYVAWSAQNRSPLIRIPASRGVSTRVEVRSVDPAANPYLAMAVLLKAGLDGIKNKMTPPAPVDRNIYVMTKEEREEEGIKDLPPTLAAALEELKRDEVIVSALGDHIFEHFIEAKEIEWDMFRTQVHPWEREQYLSMY